One window from the genome of Oryctolagus cuniculus chromosome 1, mOryCun1.1, whole genome shotgun sequence encodes:
- the LOC100347125 gene encoding olfactory receptor 9G19-like, with product MEKSNHTVTEFILLGFTTNPVLQLVLFVVFLGVYSVTLVGNTTLLVLICNDSQLHTPMYFFIGNLSFLDFWYSSVYTPKILVTCISEDKSISFAGCLSQFFFSAGLGYSECYLLAAMAYDRYVAISNPLLYAQAMTRRLCISLVLVSYTGGFVNAIILASNTFTLDFCDDNVIDDFFCDVPPLIKLACDVRESYQAVVYFLLATSVVTPTVFILTSYLFIIAAILRIRSTQGRLKAFSTCSSHLISVTLYYGSILYIYSRPSSSYSLERDKMVSTFYTVLFPMLNPMIYSLRNKDVKEALKKLFKLAQSKV from the coding sequence ATGGAGAAGAGCAATCACACAGTGACTGAGTTCATCCTGCTGGGCTTCACAACAAACCCTGTGCTACAGTTGGTCCTGTTTGTGGTGTTCCTTGGAGTCTACTCTGTGACCTTGGTAGGAAATACCACCCTCTTAGTATTAATCTGTAATGACTCCCAGCTACACACACCCATGTATTTTTTCATTGGAAATTTGTCATTCCTGGATTTCTGGTATTCCTCTGTCTATACTCCTAAGATCCTAGTGACGTGCATCTCTGAAGACAAAAGCATCTCCTTTGCTGGCTGCCTTTCTCAGTTCTTCTTCTCCGCTGGGCTGGGCTACAGTGAGTGTTACCTGTTGGCTGCCATGGCTtatgaccgctatgtggccatctccAATCCCCTGCTATATGCTCAGGCCATGACCAGGAGATTATGCATCTCATTGGTTTTAGTTTCCTACACTGGGGGGTTTGTCAATGCAATAATATTAGCCAGCAACACATTCACATTGGATTTTTGTGATGACAATGTCATTGATGACTTCTTCTGTGATGTCCCACCCCTGATAAAGTTGGCATGTGATGTGCGGGAGAGCTACCAGGCTGTGGTGTACTTCCTCCTGGCCACCAGCGTCGTTACCCCCACCGTGTTCATCCTGACCTCCTACTTGTTCATCATCGCTGCCATCCTAAGGATCCGCTCCACCCAAGGCCGCCTCAAGGCCTTCTCCACTTGTTCCTCCCACCTGATCTCTGTGACCTTGTACTACGGCTCCATTCTCTATATTTACTCCCGcccaagttccagctactccctGGAGAGGGACAAGATGGTTTCTACCTTTTATACTGTGTTGTTCCCCATGTTGAACCCCATGATCTACAGTCTGAGGAATAAAGATGTGAAAGAAGCTCTGAAGAAACTCTTCAAGTTAGCACAGTCCAAAGTCTGA
- the LOC100346861 gene encoding olfactory receptor 9G4-like → MGEGNHTFLTEFILVGFSADPRWQPTLFGVFLMLYLLTMSGNMTLIILIRMDSRLHTPMYFFIGGLSFLDFWYTSVYIPKIMAICVSEDRRISLAGCGAQFFFSCVVAYTECYLLAAMAYDRRTAICNPLLYSGIMSTSLCAWLVAGSYIGGLLNAVAHTANTFRLRFCGANIIDHFFCDVLPLVKMSCTDTRDYVKILSCMVGFTVFSCLLVIFISYFTILLAILKIRSASGRRKTFSTCASHLTSVMLFYGSLLFIYSRPSSSYSLKRDKVAALFYTIVNPLLNPLIYSLRNKDVKEAFRKATQSLGPQT, encoded by the coding sequence ATGGGAGAGGGAAATCACACCTTCCTGACTGAATTCATCTTGGTGGGCTTCTCAGCAGACCCCCGGTGGCAGCCGACTCTGTTTGGGGTATTTCTGATGCTCTATTTGCTAACCATGTCTGGGAACATGACCCTGATTATCCTAATCCGGATGGATTCCCGTCTTCATACAcctatgtattttttcatagGTGGTCTGTCCTTTTTGGATTTCTGGTACACCTCTGTTTATATCCCTAAAattatggccatttgtgtttctgaaGATAGACGCATCTCCTTGGCTGGATGTGGGgctcagtttttcttttcctgtgtggTAGCCTACACCGAGTGCTATCTCCTAGCAGCCATGGCATATGACCGCCGAACGGCCATCTGTAACCCTCTGCTTTATTCAGGTATCATGTCCAcgtctctctgtgcctggctggtTGCCGGCTCCTACATAGGAGGATTGCTGAATGCAGTAGCACACACTGCTAACACGTTCCGCCTGCGTTTCTGTGGTGCAAACATCATTGACCACTTTTTCTGTGATGTACTACCACTGGTTAAAATGTCCTGTACAGACACCCGGGACTACGTGAAAATTCTTTCATGTATGGTTGGCTTTACTGTCTTCTCCTGCCTCCTTGTCATCTTCATTTCCTATTTCACCATCCTCTTGGCTATCCTGAAGATCCGGTCAGCCTCAGGAAGGCGCAAGaccttctccacctgtgcctcccacctcACCTCTGTCATGCTCTTCTACGGATCCTTGCTCTTCATTTATTCACGACCTAGCTCCTCCTACTCCCTGAAGAGAGATAAAGTGGCTGCCCTGTTCTACACCATCGTCAACCCACTGCTCAACCCTCTCATCTACAGCCTGAGAAACAAAGATGTCAAAGAGGCCTTTAGGAAGGCAACACAGAGCCTAGGGCCACAGACTTGA